One genomic window of Xanthobacter dioxanivorans includes the following:
- a CDS encoding DUF1156 domain-containing protein, which yields MATKKEFIAQEVARAVGAGKTVALETVDFGDPNRPKTCLEVDFPILPVNQVAVIEGNAGKPIYQMSKWWARRRSSVFRSMLIAAATKAPEDPALAAKLVWDNYYANHQKKGAFKHLKVADIFMGGGTTLVEGSRLGMQMSGNDLNPVAWFVVKQELADVDLDQVKRLIADVEAEVKPQIIPFYYCDGPNGEKGIWTHKPTGNVMGPEFDPLSLRPGERTDYGYEGPEIIYTFWAKHGPCQVTGCGHRTPIMTSPVMAVKTLTVKHWEHTCAACDTEFDVEDAEARMAPDAPLYVAPDEKPHSVFDSKGRVVCPGCGHAVMVKLGKGKNKKIELSLLVHPEWLAGSPRNDATGRSFGGSAQDDAESTTRWNWERAGKIRLLEVRGSLPESVTCPETKVTFSSGKDGGTVPKKSSYTCASCGTTQDVLQTVRQTGKTGPLAAYSAHGVSAKRKSDGMPYGGRFFSPFNERFAQQYSSAAEEWGQRKDGDLANYWPKSEVPFGFMTHMNNGGIPNHGFSHWWTMFNPRQMLVHTQLLKSIMEVGSYQWNVREYVLGAFQQYLRNQSLFTLWNVQGDKLEPQFANNNYHPKSTVVENCVFSNLGRGNWASSVEGIIEGREWATRPWEAVSVDTLKRIDPALASDVSGQSERVFPGDPVKGAEIYQCSSTELNQYGDSTIDLVITDPPFGGLLHYSELADFFHVWMRLPLKDKYPEIFGPEYTPKSMEAVSNRAREPEDPDGFYQRILTACWKEAHRVLKPGGMLAFTFHHSEDAPWVSVLESLFDAGFFLEATYPIRSDETKGEGSKPGTFGSQQIEYDIVHVCRKRTEEPKPVSWGRMRREVLADVRQLQGLLENHAKAGLPAADLQVIRRGKALEYFSRHYGKVFVDEGRAISVKDALVGINQLIDEDTNKTTEPPPVTAEPITRQFLRMFNGQTELARDQMQKLLRGSGIAPDEFTNRGWASEEKKVFHLADPLVFARDWQGRHRRRLTADLDQALVLIGACYDGSGINASDTLKNDNFKPHPALKSLLEWLSRHGATQPKRNASSRALTIYNNWASSHKDAVAQMSLFQED from the coding sequence ATGGCCACGAAGAAAGAATTTATTGCTCAGGAAGTGGCTCGCGCAGTTGGTGCTGGCAAGACGGTTGCGTTGGAGACAGTTGATTTCGGCGATCCGAATCGCCCGAAGACCTGTCTTGAGGTTGATTTCCCGATCTTGCCCGTAAACCAGGTGGCCGTCATCGAAGGCAATGCGGGCAAGCCGATCTATCAGATGTCGAAATGGTGGGCGCGTCGGCGATCGAGTGTGTTCAGGTCGATGCTCATTGCTGCAGCGACAAAGGCTCCGGAGGATCCAGCGCTAGCCGCAAAGCTCGTCTGGGACAACTACTATGCCAATCATCAGAAGAAGGGCGCCTTCAAGCACCTGAAGGTCGCGGACATCTTCATGGGCGGCGGCACGACCCTTGTCGAGGGCTCGCGGCTCGGCATGCAGATGTCCGGCAACGACCTCAATCCGGTTGCATGGTTCGTGGTGAAGCAGGAGTTGGCCGACGTCGATCTCGATCAGGTGAAGCGGCTGATCGCTGATGTTGAGGCCGAGGTGAAGCCTCAGATCATTCCCTTCTATTACTGCGACGGACCCAATGGGGAGAAAGGTATCTGGACGCATAAGCCCACTGGTAACGTGATGGGTCCGGAGTTCGATCCGCTCTCCCTCCGCCCGGGGGAGCGAACGGACTACGGCTACGAAGGGCCGGAGATCATCTATACGTTCTGGGCCAAGCACGGCCCCTGCCAGGTGACAGGCTGTGGTCACCGCACGCCGATCATGACCAGCCCAGTCATGGCGGTGAAGACGCTCACGGTGAAGCATTGGGAGCATACTTGTGCCGCCTGCGACACAGAGTTTGACGTTGAGGACGCCGAGGCGCGGATGGCGCCGGATGCTCCGCTCTACGTCGCGCCGGATGAGAAGCCGCACTCGGTCTTCGATTCGAAAGGGCGCGTAGTTTGCCCTGGTTGCGGTCACGCCGTCATGGTGAAGCTCGGCAAAGGGAAGAACAAGAAGATCGAGTTATCTCTGTTGGTCCATCCGGAGTGGCTCGCTGGCAGTCCGAGGAACGATGCCACCGGACGATCCTTTGGTGGTTCCGCGCAGGATGATGCTGAGTCGACGACGAGATGGAATTGGGAGCGTGCCGGTAAGATAAGGCTCTTGGAGGTTCGGGGCTCTCTTCCGGAATCTGTAACGTGCCCCGAAACTAAGGTCACGTTCAGTAGCGGGAAAGACGGAGGCACGGTTCCAAAGAAATCGAGCTACACATGCGCCTCGTGCGGAACAACGCAGGATGTCTTGCAGACCGTCAGGCAGACCGGAAAAACAGGGCCGCTCGCAGCATACAGCGCTCACGGGGTCTCAGCCAAACGCAAGAGCGATGGAATGCCCTATGGCGGGCGTTTCTTCTCCCCGTTCAATGAACGCTTTGCCCAGCAGTACAGCTCTGCTGCAGAGGAATGGGGTCAGAGAAAAGACGGTGACTTGGCCAATTATTGGCCCAAAAGTGAGGTCCCGTTTGGATTCATGACTCACATGAACAATGGCGGAATACCAAATCACGGTTTTTCGCATTGGTGGACTATGTTTAATCCGCGGCAGATGCTTGTACACACGCAATTATTGAAATCAATTATGGAGGTCGGTAGCTATCAATGGAACGTTCGCGAATATGTTCTCGGGGCATTTCAGCAATATCTCCGCAATCAAAGCTTGTTTACGCTCTGGAACGTCCAGGGAGATAAGTTGGAGCCACAATTTGCCAATAATAACTACCATCCAAAATCGACCGTCGTAGAGAATTGCGTCTTCTCTAACCTTGGTCGCGGCAATTGGGCATCCAGTGTAGAAGGAATAATTGAGGGGCGCGAGTGGGCAACCCGCCCGTGGGAAGCTGTCAGCGTCGATACGCTGAAGAGAATAGACCCTGCCCTGGCATCCGACGTAAGTGGCCAAAGCGAGAGGGTGTTTCCTGGCGATCCCGTGAAGGGAGCCGAGATTTACCAATGTTCATCGACCGAGCTCAATCAGTACGGGGATTCGACTATTGATCTTGTGATCACCGATCCCCCCTTTGGGGGGCTCCTCCATTATTCTGAGTTGGCAGATTTCTTTCACGTTTGGATGCGCTTGCCGCTCAAGGACAAGTACCCAGAGATTTTCGGTCCCGAGTATACGCCGAAGTCTATGGAGGCAGTATCTAATAGGGCGCGTGAGCCTGAGGATCCCGATGGCTTCTATCAGCGCATTCTCACCGCCTGTTGGAAGGAAGCTCATAGAGTGCTGAAACCGGGCGGGATGTTGGCATTCACCTTCCACCACAGCGAAGACGCGCCATGGGTATCTGTCCTCGAGTCACTGTTCGACGCGGGCTTCTTTCTTGAAGCGACGTACCCGATCAGGTCAGACGAAACAAAGGGCGAAGGCAGCAAGCCGGGGACGTTTGGTTCCCAGCAGATCGAATACGACATCGTGCATGTTTGCCGGAAGCGGACCGAAGAGCCGAAGCCTGTCAGCTGGGGGCGTATGCGGCGTGAGGTTCTGGCCGATGTCCGTCAGCTCCAGGGACTGTTGGAAAATCATGCAAAGGCGGGCCTCCCTGCGGCGGACCTTCAGGTCATTCGCCGCGGCAAGGCGTTGGAATATTTCTCTCGCCACTATGGGAAGGTCTTCGTAGACGAAGGTCGGGCGATCTCGGTGAAGGACGCTCTGGTCGGCATCAATCAACTCATCGACGAGGATACGAATAAGACTACCGAGCCGCCGCCTGTTACCGCCGAACCCATTACTCGGCAGTTCCTGCGTATGTTCAACGGTCAGACCGAACTCGCGCGCGACCAGATGCAAAAGCTATTGCGTGGCTCTGGCATCGCGCCGGACGAGTTCACCAATCGGGGTTGGGCGAGCGAAGAGAAGAAGGTCTTCCATCTCGCCGATCCTCTCGTCTTCGCCCGGGACTGGCAGGGAAGGCATCGTCGGCGCCTCACGGCCGATCTCGATCAGGCGCTCGTGCTGATCGGTGCTTGCTATGATGGCAGTGGCATCAACGCTTCGGACACATTGAAGAACGACAATTTCAAGCCGCATCCCGCCCTGAAGAGTCTCCTTGAATGGCTCAGCAGGCACGGCGCGACCCAGCCGAAGCGGAACGCGTCGTCGCGAGCGTTGACGATCTACAACAATTGGGCTTCCAGCCACAAAGACGCGGTCGCGCAGATGTCGCTGTTTCAGGAGGATTGA
- a CDS encoding DEAD/DEAH box helicase — translation MDGVSFSPGDRITHPDFGAGVVLDAPREGYLRAFFSSGERRVPLESVQREVSRTERILRAVEGTPERARAVWLSYEAHALPVMESASALTSARIDLLPHQVVLTHRIATASPRRFLIADEVGLGKTIETALILRELASRGELDRALMVVPAGLVNNWHRELNEVFNLDFEVFGSEGDITDRKTNAFAKHDRLIASIDTLKRPARIKRLLEAPRWDLVVFDEAHHLTAYRTGGKVRKTENYKLGEALKGHTRDLLLLSATPHQGNHFQFWMLIQLLNPTLFGSPEEMIENRHRLNTVMFRRTKADACRPDGDPLFARRWVHTESFLMGDQERRFYEKLREYLEDGFDLAKRQGNQGRALGFLMAIFQKIAASSFAAVRRTLKRRMLMLTLHEALIRDRDLDIEGRERLYDEARELIHIEWCLGRDPVGRTEVDRVMADLKYRLAKKLDEEALEMASDPYGSEFASSHMEDAASAAVDIHLPEERLRIADLLSVFPEQRETKAQKLLDGLGTLWRQNPNEKIVIFATYLGTVDLLASEIEKVYPGQGVVVLRGGDHGAKVAAERRFRQKDGPRVLVCTAAGREGINLQFARVLFNFDLPWNPMDMEQRIGRIHRYGQAHTAQVYNLVLSDTIEGRIFLLLDDKLTEIARTLGKVDDQGNIAEDLRSQILGQLSERLNYDRLYQEALSDPELKRTAVELEAALSNAREAREVVFDLFQDLDGFSLDDYKPFSDVSSGMDRLVRFLAAALADRNWRLIKVDDLTYDLIAADGARKKRFTLDRNIATSNDNVDLMGLDHPLVQEELGRWRSLPPEQLGVSLEGSEIGTTLLSFWLVEASAGTGEKRVSVQPIAVKPDGTRVPSVERQAGQFLHAAETSPILSPDERLSLFASAVEPTLQRELKHKGAANGDGSFSAELIGYVEIA, via the coding sequence ATGGATGGTGTCAGTTTCAGTCCGGGCGACCGGATAACCCACCCTGATTTTGGCGCAGGGGTTGTGCTCGACGCCCCGCGCGAGGGCTATCTTCGGGCGTTTTTCAGCAGCGGTGAACGGCGTGTTCCTCTGGAAAGCGTCCAACGCGAAGTATCCCGTACAGAGCGGATTCTGCGAGCAGTTGAAGGCACGCCGGAGCGGGCGCGGGCGGTCTGGCTTTCCTATGAAGCTCATGCGCTGCCGGTCATGGAAAGCGCGTCGGCTCTGACGTCGGCGCGGATCGATCTTCTTCCGCACCAGGTGGTTCTGACGCACAGGATCGCCACGGCGTCTCCCCGCCGCTTCCTGATCGCCGACGAAGTCGGCCTGGGCAAGACCATTGAAACCGCTCTGATCTTGCGGGAGCTCGCTAGCCGCGGCGAACTGGACCGTGCATTGATGGTGGTTCCCGCAGGCCTGGTGAACAATTGGCACCGGGAGCTGAACGAAGTCTTCAACCTCGATTTCGAGGTGTTCGGGTCGGAAGGCGATATCACCGATCGGAAGACCAACGCTTTCGCCAAGCATGATCGACTGATCGCCAGCATCGATACGCTAAAGCGGCCGGCGCGTATCAAGCGGCTGCTCGAAGCGCCTCGCTGGGACTTGGTGGTTTTCGATGAGGCGCACCACTTGACCGCGTACCGAACGGGAGGAAAGGTTCGGAAGACGGAGAACTACAAGCTCGGAGAGGCGCTGAAGGGTCATACGCGTGATCTCCTGCTGCTTTCTGCGACGCCGCACCAAGGCAATCATTTCCAGTTTTGGATGCTTATTCAACTTCTCAATCCGACCCTTTTCGGCAGTCCCGAAGAGATGATCGAAAACCGTCATCGACTGAACACTGTCATGTTCCGTCGAACAAAGGCCGATGCCTGCCGGCCGGATGGTGATCCCCTTTTTGCACGTCGGTGGGTGCATACAGAATCGTTCCTCATGGGGGACCAGGAGCGACGGTTTTATGAGAAGCTGCGTGAGTACCTCGAGGACGGCTTCGACCTCGCGAAACGGCAGGGCAACCAGGGCCGTGCTCTCGGCTTCCTGATGGCCATTTTCCAGAAGATCGCCGCATCGAGCTTCGCCGCTGTTCGCCGGACGTTAAAGCGCCGGATGCTGATGCTAACGTTGCACGAGGCCCTTATCCGTGATCGCGACCTCGACATCGAGGGCCGAGAACGCCTTTACGATGAGGCCCGCGAGCTGATCCACATTGAATGGTGCCTCGGACGCGATCCCGTTGGCCGGACTGAAGTTGACCGGGTGATGGCCGACCTCAAATATCGACTGGCGAAAAAGCTGGACGAAGAGGCGCTCGAAATGGCGTCGGACCCCTATGGCAGCGAGTTCGCCTCGTCGCATATGGAGGACGCGGCCTCGGCCGCAGTGGATATCCATCTGCCCGAGGAAAGGCTCCGTATTGCCGACCTGCTATCGGTGTTCCCGGAGCAGCGCGAGACCAAGGCCCAGAAACTGCTCGATGGGCTGGGCACTCTGTGGCGCCAGAATCCAAATGAGAAGATCGTGATTTTCGCCACCTATCTCGGGACAGTGGATCTGCTCGCTAGCGAAATCGAGAAGGTCTATCCCGGGCAGGGGGTTGTCGTTCTGCGTGGCGGGGATCACGGTGCAAAGGTCGCCGCCGAACGGCGCTTTCGACAGAAGGACGGGCCGCGCGTCCTAGTCTGTACGGCAGCCGGCCGCGAAGGCATAAATCTTCAGTTCGCGCGCGTTCTCTTCAATTTCGACTTGCCCTGGAATCCGATGGATATGGAGCAGCGGATCGGCCGCATCCATCGGTATGGCCAGGCTCACACCGCCCAAGTCTACAATCTCGTGCTGTCAGACACGATCGAGGGACGCATCTTTCTTCTCTTGGATGACAAGCTCACTGAGATCGCGCGGACACTCGGCAAGGTGGACGATCAGGGGAACATAGCGGAGGATCTTCGTTCTCAGATATTGGGCCAGCTATCCGAGCGTTTGAACTACGACCGTCTGTATCAGGAAGCGCTTTCCGATCCTGAATTGAAGAGAACGGCTGTTGAACTTGAGGCAGCGCTTTCCAACGCGAGGGAAGCTCGCGAAGTCGTCTTCGATCTGTTTCAGGATCTCGATGGATTTAGCCTCGACGACTACAAGCCGTTTTCAGATGTCTCGTCGGGAATGGACCGCCTGGTCCGGTTCCTAGCGGCGGCTCTGGCGGATCGGAATTGGAGGCTCATCAAGGTCGATGATTTGACCTACGACTTGATCGCCGCGGACGGGGCACGAAAGAAGCGGTTCACGCTCGACCGCAACATAGCCACGTCAAATGACAATGTTGACCTTATGGGGCTCGATCATCCCCTTGTGCAGGAGGAGCTGGGGCGGTGGCGCAGTCTGCCGCCAGAGCAACTCGGGGTTTCGCTTGAAGGAAGTGAGATTGGAACAACGCTTCTCTCGTTTTGGCTCGTTGAGGCATCAGCCGGCACCGGGGAGAAGCGTGTTTCCGTTCAGCCGATCGCGGTTAAACCGGACGGAACGCGAGTTCCCAGTGTCGAGCGTCAGGCCGGCCAATTTCTCCACGCGGCCGAAACGAGTCCCATCTTGTCCCCTGATGAGCGCCTGTCGCTCTTCGCAAGTGCTGTCGAGCCCACCTTGCAGCGGGAACTCAAGCACAAGGGGGCCGCAAATGGAGACGGGAGTTTTTCGGCCGAGCTGATCGGATATGTGGAGATCGCCTAA
- a CDS encoding thermonuclease family protein codes for MLLTASPARADPCEGRLPSRPGQQFGGTVRYVGDGDGFCVGNSADPNTWIEVRLADFDAPELHSSDGRRSKALLEQVAFGQTVSCEAQRGRSGRVIVYDRVIAMCHVRGRSIGDLLRSLHAPEGGN; via the coding sequence ATGCTGCTGACCGCATCACCGGCGCGTGCCGACCCATGCGAGGGACGCCTACCGTCGCGCCCCGGACAGCAGTTCGGCGGCACGGTGCGCTACGTCGGCGACGGCGACGGATTTTGCGTGGGTAACTCTGCGGACCCCAACACCTGGATCGAGGTTCGGCTGGCGGACTTTGACGCGCCGGAACTCCATTCCTCTGACGGCCGGCGCTCGAAGGCGCTTTTGGAACAAGTGGCGTTCGGGCAGACGGTGAGCTGCGAAGCGCAGCGCGGTCGAAGCGGCCGGGTTATTGTCTATGATCGGGTGATTGCCATGTGCCATGTGCGCGGCCGAAGCATCGGTGATCTCCTTCGCAGCCTTCACGCGCCCGAAGGCGGAAACTGA